The Lysinibacillus pakistanensis genome includes a window with the following:
- a CDS encoding MBL fold metallo-hydrolase encodes MEKNLKQLTNRIHYLPPDPETDRPILSAICGIHQTLIIDAGNSDKHAQLFLDALDQYQTTNYHSVVLTHWHWDHSFGTNKMNLLTIAHENTKRYLENIIDYDWSDEALDNRVEKGLEIEFCFEMIKKEFGVDRNITITLPNITFKEKMEIDLGGVRCVVQHVGGDHSDDSSIIFVEEEKVLFLGDCLYPSIYTQQPLYKIDHVRHLIESIEMFDADIYVLSHELPLTKEQFIGYINALKLICDLAEKHQSNHLNLVNELSTQLNRPLSQLEEEIVYCFMNGLSVS; translated from the coding sequence ATGGAAAAAAATTTAAAGCAACTCACTAATCGCATACACTATTTACCACCAGATCCTGAAACAGATCGACCAATACTGTCTGCCATATGTGGGATACACCAAACTTTAATTATAGATGCAGGAAATTCTGACAAACATGCTCAGTTATTTCTTGATGCACTAGATCAATATCAAACAACTAATTATCATTCTGTCGTATTAACACATTGGCATTGGGATCATAGCTTTGGAACAAATAAAATGAATTTATTAACAATAGCACATGAAAACACAAAAAGGTATCTTGAAAACATAATAGATTATGATTGGTCTGATGAAGCTTTAGATAATCGTGTGGAAAAAGGCTTAGAGATCGAGTTTTGTTTTGAAATGATAAAAAAGGAATTTGGCGTGGATAGAAATATTACCATCACTTTACCTAATATTACTTTTAAAGAAAAAATGGAAATTGATTTAGGTGGAGTTCGATGTGTCGTCCAACATGTAGGTGGGGATCATTCTGATGACTCCTCAATCATTTTTGTAGAGGAAGAAAAAGTACTTTTCTTAGGGGACTGCCTGTATCCGAGTATTTACACACAGCAACCACTATATAAAATTGATCATGTTAGACATCTCATAGAAAGTATTGAAATGTTTGATGCTGATATCTATGTGCTTTCGCATGAACTCCCATTAACGAAAGAGCAGTTTATTGGTTATATAAATGCATTAAAGTTAATATGCGATTTAGCAGAGAAGCATCAAAGCAACCACTTGAATTTGGTTAATGAGCTGTCAACTCAACTTAATCGTCCATTAAGTCAGTTAGAGGAAGAAATTGTTTATTGTTTTATGAACGGATTATCAGTTTCATAA
- a CDS encoding MarR family winged helix-turn-helix transcriptional regulator, whose amino-acid sequence MHDYLILIDKINQKFEQFKLIVLKETKEVEELESFHLTPQQEVIMFYIIRNEPVIANDIANHFDISKSAVSQVISKLEEMKMIVRQENSINRRETLISLGNRGQEFQELLKKIDDILVEKYYSKVSLAELKNVLDTLDKIVGTNNNKGS is encoded by the coding sequence ATGCATGATTATTTAATACTTATCGACAAAATCAATCAAAAATTTGAGCAATTCAAATTGATAGTTTTAAAAGAAACCAAAGAGGTAGAGGAATTGGAGAGCTTTCATTTAACCCCTCAGCAAGAAGTTATCATGTTTTACATCATTCGTAATGAGCCGGTAATTGCGAATGATATTGCCAATCATTTTGACATTTCTAAAAGTGCAGTTAGCCAAGTTATTTCAAAACTGGAAGAAATGAAAATGATAGTTCGTCAGGAGAATTCAATAAACCGTAGAGAGACTTTAATATCTCTTGGGAATAGAGGTCAAGAGTTTCAAGAGCTTCTAAAAAAAATTGACGATATTCTCGTAGAAAAATATTATTCGAAGGTAAGTTTAGCGGAGTTAAAAAATGTTCTTGATACATTAGATAAGATTGTCGGAACAAATAACAACAAAGGGAGTTAA
- the rocF gene encoding arginase: MNKEVTIIGVPMDFGQTRRGVDMGPSAIRYAGLTDRLEGLGYSIDDEGDLNIKIVNESKETEITTNLKNLKTVAEANDKLGQKVDQVISSNRFPLVLGGDHSIAIGTLAGVSKHYENLGVIWYDAHGDLNTGETSPSGNIHGMSLAVSLGLGHPALTNIGGYGPKVKPENVVIIGARDLDPGEKQLIKEQGIKVYTMHEIDRLGMTTVMSETINYLKERTDGVHLSLDLDGLDPNDAPGVGTPVAGGISYRESHLAMEMLSEANIITSAEFVETNPVLDKYNKTAIAAVALMSSLFGDTLL, encoded by the coding sequence ATGAACAAAGAAGTTACAATTATTGGGGTGCCTATGGATTTTGGTCAAACTAGAAGAGGGGTTGATATGGGGCCAAGTGCTATTAGATATGCTGGGTTAACAGATCGACTTGAAGGCCTTGGCTATTCGATTGATGACGAAGGGGATTTAAATATTAAAATAGTAAATGAAAGCAAAGAAACTGAAATAACGACTAACTTAAAAAATTTAAAAACTGTAGCAGAGGCTAATGACAAGCTTGGTCAAAAAGTAGATCAAGTCATTTCCTCAAATCGCTTTCCGTTAGTTTTGGGAGGAGATCATAGTATCGCCATTGGAACATTAGCAGGGGTCTCAAAGCATTATGAGAATTTAGGTGTCATTTGGTATGATGCCCATGGTGATCTAAACACAGGTGAAACCTCTCCCTCAGGCAATATACATGGAATGTCCTTGGCTGTAAGCTTAGGTCTTGGTCATCCTGCACTCACTAATATTGGAGGCTATGGTCCAAAAGTAAAGCCTGAAAATGTCGTGATTATTGGTGCCCGTGACTTAGATCCAGGAGAAAAGCAGCTTATTAAAGAACAAGGTATAAAAGTATATACCATGCATGAAATCGATCGATTAGGTATGACAACAGTTATGTCAGAAACGATTAATTATTTGAAGGAACGTACAGATGGCGTCCATTTATCCCTAGATTTAGATGGTCTTGATCCAAATGATGCACCAGGTGTAGGAACTCCAGTTGCAGGTGGCATCAGCTATCGTGAAAGCCATTTAGCTATGGAAATGCTATCAGAGGCGAATATCATTACCTCAGCAGAGTTTGTAGAGACAAACCCAGTATTAGATAAATATAATAAAACAGCTATCGCTGCAGTCGCTTTAATGAGCTCTTTATTCGGCGATACATTACTTTAA